The following coding sequences lie in one Trichoderma breve strain T069 chromosome 1, whole genome shotgun sequence genomic window:
- a CDS encoding prenyltransferase and squalene oxidase repeat domain-containing protein, translating into MATATGRDTGSAKSRKRASEDSDSFPKRPKLEAKTDLTRWRVKDDDSRHTWHYLADDKAAAEWPQSYAEKWFLNLPTDLPALPKAETPLEAAKNGLTFFEKLQMPSGHWACEYGGPMFLLSGVVIAWYVTKTPISDAYATEIKNYLTARAHPEDGGWGLHIEGESTVFGTAMNYVVLRIVGVDPEDPVMVKARGTLHKLGGALNSPHWGKFWLAVLGVVDWDIVNPVPPEIWLLPDWVPIAPWRWWIHIRQVFLPMGYLYSKRWSCEETDITRALKQELFVQPHAEINWATHRNDISAIDNYHPKSWLLNTINWVLVNVYNPYLRFNFLKERGEKWVGELVDMEDANTEYSCLAPVNAPMNTLVCYIRDGPDAYSTKRHIERLEEYLWVKDEGLLCNGTNGVQCWDTSFAILSVVESGLHTDERWKPMLIKGLEYLDRHQIRENCKDQEKCYRQPRKGAWPFSNRDQGYGVSDCTSEALKAVILLQKTEGYPQLVDDQRIFDSVDTLLLYQNDNGAVSSYEARRGDELLELLNAAEVFGRIMIEYDYPECTTACVQALSLFHKHWPDYRTKDVKLFIRRATNWIRTNQKYDGSWYGSWGICFTYASMFALQSMKAVGETYSNSQISRAGCDFLISKQREDGGWSESYRACETMKYSEHESGSLVVQTAWALIGLLVAEYPDVEPIKKGIRLIASRQQANGEWLQEAIEGVFNKSCMISYPNYKFTFTIKALGMFAKRYPDEKL; encoded by the exons ATGGCCACTGCAACAGGCCGAGATACTGGCAGCGCCAAATCTCGCAAGCGTGCCTCTGAAGATTCCGACAGCTTCCCCAAGCGGCCCAAGCTGGAGGCCAAGACAGACCTCACACGATGGAGAGTCAAGGACGACGACAGCCGCCATACGTGGCATTATCTGGCCGACGACAAGGCAGCTGCAGAGTGGCCGCAGAGTTATGCCGAGAAATGGTTTCTAAACTTGCCCACG GATCTGCCTGCACTCCCAAAGGCCGAGACGCCGCTCGAAGCTGCTAAAAATGGCCTCACCTTCTTTGAAAAGCTTCAAATGCCCTCTGGCCACTGGGCCTGCGAGTACGGCGGCCCCATGTTCCTCCTCAGCGGTGTTGTCATCGCTTGGTATGTCACCAAGACACCAATTTCCGACGCCTACGCGACCGAGATCAAGAACTACCTCACCGCACGAGCGCATCCCGAAGACGGTGGCTGGGGTCTACATATCGAGGGTGAAAGCACAGTCTTTGGCACCGCCATGAACTATGTTGTCCTCCGCATTGTTGGTGTCGACCCCGAGGACCCTGTCATGGTCAAAGCCAGGGGAACTCTGCACAAGCTGGGCGGCGCACTCAACTCCCCTCACTGGGGCAAGTTTTGGCTCGCAGTGCTGGGTGTGGTGGACTGGGATATCGTGAACCCTGTGCCCCCAGAGATCTGGCTGCTCCCTGATTGGGTCCCGATTGCTCCCTGGAGATGGTGGATCCATATCCGACAAGTGTTTTTGCCCATGGGATACTTGTATTCCAAGAGATGGAGCTGCGAAGAGACGGACATCACTCGGGCGTTGAAGCAAGAGTTGTTTGTGCAGCCTCACGCCGAGATCAACTGGGCTACTCACCGAAACGACATTTCTGCCATTGACAATTACCATCCCAAGTCATGGCTGCTCAACACGATCAATTGGGTTCTAGTCAATGTCTACAACCCCTACCTCCGCTTCAATTTTCTCaaagagaggggagagaaatgGGTGGGCGAGCTTGTCGACATGGAAGATGCAAACACTGAGTATTCGTGCTTGGCGCCGGTGAACGCCCCGATGAATACGCTCGTATGCTACATCCGTGACGGCCCTGACGCATACAGCACCAAGAGGCATATTGAGAGGCTAGAAGAGTACTTGTGGGTAAAAGACGAGGGACTGCTGTGCAATGGCACAAACGGCGTCCAGTGCTGGGATACCTCCTTTGCCATCCTGTCGGTGGTCGAGTCCGGGCTGCACACAGATGAACGCTGGAAACCCATGCTGATCAAGGGCCTCGAGTACCTGGACAGACACCAAATCAGAGAGAACTGCAAAGACCAAGAAAAGTGCTATCGACAGCCCCGAAAGGGTGCCTGGCCGTTTAGCAACAGAGACCAGGGCTACGGCGTGAGCGATTGCACTTccgaggctctcaaggccgTCATCTTGCTGCAGAAAACGGAGGGATATCCGCAACTGGTAGACGACCAGCGAATCTTTGATTCCGTGGACACGCTACTGCTGTACCAGAACGACAACGGAGCCGTCTCATCCTACGAGGCTAGAAGAGGtgatgagctgctggagctgctgaacGCAGCTGAAGTGTTTGGCAGGATCATGATTGAATATGACTACCCTGAATGCACGACTGCCTGCGTCCAGgccttgtctctcttccacaaGCACTGGCCCGACTACCGAACCAAGGATGTAAAGCTGTTCATCAGGAGGGCCACCAACTGGATCAGGACCAACCAGAAGTACGATGGCAGTTGGTATGGGAGCTGGGGCATATGCTTTACTTATGCCTCCATGTTTGCGCTCCAGAGCATGAAGGCGGTTGGAGAGACGTACTCTAACAGCCAGATCTCCCGCGCAGGCTGCGATTTTCTCATTTCCAAGCAGCGCGAGGATGGTGGCTGGTCTGAAAGTTACCGG GCGTGTGAAACCATGAAATATTCCGAACACGAGTCAGGGTCCCTTGTAGTGCAAACAGCCTGGGCACTCATCGGGCTCCTGGTGGCAGAATATCCGGACGTGGAGCCGATCAAGAAGGGTATTCGCTTGATTGCGAGCCGCCAACAGGCCAACGGCGAGTGGCTGcaggaggccattgagggCGTGTTTAACAAGTCTTGCATGATTTCGTATCCCAACTACAAGTTTACTTTTACCATCAAGGCGTTGGGGATGTTTGCAAAGAGATACCCTGATGAGAAGTTGTAA
- a CDS encoding platelet-activating factor acetylhydrolase, isoform II domain-containing protein, which produces MIGASEPSATSRLSAYLSRLNPVPAFPEYTGPYKVGTLDVEIPVDDLPSPSPRPDNASDIPTVLFRVFYPAVAESNEKLISWLPAPQRHYVSAYTKFMGVGHTLAELLSFLPRHLHYTSIPAHKNATLESTNTDDKRWPTMIFSHGLGGSRNSYSYIAGSLASHGIVVICPEHRDGSAVTSFVRVPGQNGRLARKVVPYNRISHEVTPEVYEAREAQLRIRLWEMGLVHEAVLAMDAGREFTNLNLTTPSLSQFVGRLNVNEPGSIIFAGHSFGSTTMYQFLKSTYYADVAEVAAMESPLFKPAKDSSIRKQVTEKNATMLLDMWCLPLLAPNSTPLFNLPLPVYADVPSAPGGTALLAVESEAFFKWPEHLHVTARLLSPDPTAKVVTPAIYERPSAHLSQSDFGILFPLLTRKIFNAVEPERALRLNLRAQLQFFRANNIPVARTWIGDLVDGSHMDKLDLAKKDGSSSDVAVDGLNDDKAIFDRSGHDVIDHWNWIDTIGLGEPDEQKSGQSTTEQIEQSEEQMKGELEPSEQPTQPATMKGVPLPQGHGWQEI; this is translated from the exons ATGATTGGCGCCTCAGAGCCCTCCGCGACCTCGAGGCTGTCTGCCTATCTCTCCAGATTAAATCCTGTCCCAGCTTTCCCCGAATATACCGGCCCATACAAGGTCGGCACCCTCGACGTCGAGATTCCCGTCGACGATCTGCCCTCTCCGTCCCCGCGACCCGACAATGCCAGCGACATCCCGACGGTGCTGTTCCGAGTCTTCTATCCTGCAGTCGCCGAATCCAATGAGAAGCTCATCAGCTGGCTGCCCGCGCCGCAAAGACATTATGTCTCTGCTTACACCAAGTTTATGGGCGTTGGACACACCCTAGCCGAGCTCCTCTC ATTTCtacctcgacatcttcacTACACCTCCATTCCCGCTCACAAAAACGCCACTTTGGAATCCACCAATACCGACGACAAGCGATGGCCAACCATGATCTTCTCCCATGGCCTAGGAGGTAGCCGAAACTCGTATTCATACATTGCCGGATCGCTTGCTTCTCACGgaatcgtcgtcatctgccCCGAGCATCGAGATGGAAGCGCCGTTACCTCGTTTGTTCGTGTTCCTGGCCAGAACGGCCGCTTAGCCCGAAAGGTCGTCCCGTACAACCGAATCTCCCATGAGGTCACACCCGAAGTGTACGAGGCGAGAGAAGCGCAGCTTAGGATTAGACTTTGGGAGATGGGCTTGGTTCACGAGGCAGTTCTCGCCATGGATGCGGGCCGAGAGTTTACCAACCTCAATCTCACCACCCCGAGCTTGAGCCAATTCGTCGGCCGCCTGAATGTCAACGAGCCtggcagcatcatctttgcggGTCACAGCTTCGGTTCCACCACCATGTACCAGTTTCTCAAGAGCACCTACTACGCCGATGTTGCAGAGGTTGCAGCCATGGAATCGCCATTGTTCAAACCCGCCAAGGACAGCAGCATTCGGAAGCAGGTGACGGAGAAGAACGCCACTATGCTCCTGGATATGTGGTGTCTGCCTCTGCTGGCCCCCAACTCGACTCCTCTGTTCAACCTACCGCTTCCCGTATACGCCGATGTCCCCTCAGCACCGGGAGGAACTGCGCTACTAGCTGTTGAATCGGAAGCCTTTTTCAAGTGGCCTGAGCATCTTCATGTCACGGCACGGTTATTGTCTCCCGACCCTACGGCCAAGGTTGTCACCCCGGCCATCTATGAGCGGCCTAGTG CTCATCTGAGTCAGTCTGATTTTGGCATTCTATTCCCACTCTTGACGAGGAAGATCTTCAACGCCGTCGAGCCCGAGCGTGCACTTCGCCTAAACCTACGTGCGCAACTGCAGTTTTTCCGAGCAAACAACATTCCTGTCGCGCGAACTTGGATTGGAGATCTCGTCGACGGTTCCCACATGGACAAGCTGGACTTGGCAAAGAAGGATGGCTCTAGCTCTGATGTGGCTGTCGATGGCCTCAACGACGACAAGGCCATTTTCGATAGGAGCGGACACGACGTCATCGACCACTGGAACTGGATTGATACCATTGGCCTAGGAGAGCCAGATGAACAAAAGAGCGGTCAATCGACGACGGAGCAGATTGAGCAGAGTGAAGAGCAAATGAAGGGCGAGCTGGAGCCCAGCGAACAACCCACTCAACCAGCCACTATGAAAGGCGTCCCTCTGCCCCAAGGCCACGGCTGGCAGGAGATTTAA
- a CDS encoding survival protein surE domain-containing protein: MRASACLAAIIPALAAQCARIVQSNDDGWAESYIRSFNDALIASGHDVVLSAPAEDESGTGASDSPPTPRNDACQYNSCIPDGSLTGHNATRPDLNWVNSFPVTSMKYGIDIFGPQLWNGSAPDLAVSGVNVGTNVFVQLPFSGTVNAATFAALAGIPSIAFSASSVGRLPFDEEPVPLRSILYGQLAAQLTNKILSSGSPYLPQDVFLNVNFPKVEGSCTELSNFKWVLSRINPGIISPPDVEFCGGKRLPTELSVITHGGCFISVSVGNAKDKTTASNSKQAVVLDKIRDMLTCLNVPSGIRPQFNF; this comes from the exons ATGAGAGCCTCCGCTTgcctcgccgccatcatTCCGGCGCTGGCGGCCCAGTGTGCTCGTATAGTCCAATCCAACGATGATGGATGGGCTGAATCATATATTCGATCTTTCAACGACGCGTTAATAGCTTCAGGCCACGACGTCGTGCTATCCGCGCCCGCAGAAGACGAGTCAGGAACCG GAGCCAGCGACTCACCACCAACCCCACGCAATGATGCATGCCAGTATAATTCTTGCATACCCGACGGCAGCCTTACAGGCCACAACGCCACCCGCCCCGATCTCAACTGGGTCAATTCCTTTCCCGTCACCTCCATGAAATACggcatcgacatcttcgGCCCACAGCTGTGGAATGGCTCTGCCCCTGATCTCGCCGTGTCAGGCGTCAACGTGGGCACCAACGTGTTCGTCCAGTTGCCATTCTCAGGAACCGTGAACGCTGCGACTTTTGCTGCCCTCGCCGGCATCCCCTCCATAGCcttctctgcatcatctgtTGGCAGACTCCCATTCGATGAGGAACCGGTGCCTCTTCGTAGCATCTTGTATGGCCAACTCGCCGCTCAGCTGACCAACAAGATCCTCTCCTCTGGATCTCCTTATCTCCCCCAAGATGTCTTCCTCAACGTCAACTTTCCCAAAGTCGAAGGCAGCTGCACCGAGCTATCCAACTTCAAGTGGGTGCTTAGCCGTATCAACCCCGGTATCATCTCGCCACCAGATGTTGAGTTTTGCGGTGGTAAACGCCTACCAACTGAACTATCCGTGATCACACACGGTGGATGTTTCATCTCCGTTAGTGTTGGTAACGCCAAGGACAAGACAACTGCATCTAATAGCAAGCAGGCCGTGGTGCTGGATAAAATACGCGATATGCTAACTTGTCTAAATGTACCTAGCGGAATCCGGCCTCAATTCAATTTCTAG
- a CDS encoding type IIB DNA topoisomerase domain-containing protein, translating into MTTSAGTVVSRIESILEAILDCVAQGQELSIDFVSNRSGLGNSPQTVRFPGRTAVEATKFARILLILQLAHDALVSGTVLTKRHIFYQHQGLFVRQRTVDELVDNLASALNVRRDDLNIVASSKGVFSGPLSIRLQDNTVIGPTTGDVGIALPSAGSIVAISCETIRWILIVEKDATYRSLTSCLFWQTSCLGPGLLITAKGYPDMLTCAFVQLIRFNCPHITIFVLADYDPDGLNILRHYRLKSEIASEGFTAPAIRWLGIKSQSSKESTGSKTSISSTECREPISPLSTRDRNVAVGILKKLVDSGDDPTAVKLGRELQVMLMMGIKAEIQWLDEAGNLTEWLDTKIGQMLLGA; encoded by the exons ATGACGACATCCGCTGGAACTGTCGTCTCTCGCATCGAATCCATCCTGGAGGCTATCCTGGACTGCGTGGCTCAAGGACAGGAGCTCAGCATCGACTTTGTGTCCAATAGATCAGGATTAGGAAATAGCCCGCAAACGGTCCGTTTTCCAGGAAGGACTGCGGTGGAAGCCACAAAGTTTG CCCGGATACTTCTCATCCTGCAGCTCGCCCACGATGCTCTCGTCTCAGGAACAGTATTGACCAAGCG TCACATTTTCTACCAGCATCAGGGGCTTTTCGTGAGGCAAAGAACTGTAGACGAGCTGGTGGACAACCTTGCCTCTGCACTCAACGTTCGACGTGACGACTTGAACATT GTTGCATCTTCCAAGGGCGTTTTCTCGGGACCTCTGAGTATTCGGCTCCAGGACAACACAGTGATTGGTCCCACTACCGGAGATGTG GGAATCGCATTGCCGTCAGCTGGGTCCATTGTAGCCATTAGCTGTGAAACCATCCGATGGATACTAATCGTTGAAAAAGAT GCAACGTATCGTTCTTTAACCTCTTGCCTGTTTTGGCAAACATCATGTCTTGGCCCTGGGCTCCTCATAACG GCAAAGGGATACCCAGACATGCTCACATGTGCGTTTGTGCAGCTGATTCGCTTCAATTGTCCGCATATAACAATCTTCGTCTTGGCTGATTACGACCCTGATGGACTCAATATTCTTCGACACTACCGCCTCAAGTCGGAGATTGCATCTGAAGGCTTTACGGCTCCGGCAATTCGCTGGCTAGGAATCAAATC TCAGTCGTCCAAAGAAAGTACCGGCTCCAAAacctccatctcgtccacTGAGTGTCGTGAACCAATTTCACCCCTTTCAACACGAGATCGAAACGTCGCCGTTGgaattttaaaaaagcttGTAGACTCTGGAGATGATCCCACGGCCGTCAAACTTGGACGAGAGCTTCAGGTtatgttgatgatgggaatCAAGGCTGAGATACAATGGCTGGATGAAGCAGGCAATTTGACAGAATGGCTTGATACCAAGATTGGGCAGATGCTTTTGGGTGCTTGA
- a CDS encoding fungal specific transcription factor domain-containing protein, which produces MESSQTANVFTTTRTSSGSSAGTISVNGNGSGSNTGSGYKRASRKGAPRRFVCDHAGCEKIYSRAEHLQRHQLNHNPKEIYRCDVGDCDQKFVRLDLLSRHKKRHTASYTPRNRIPSFDTGETVKSPPDRHTIAIPPQSSYGQQPSGPHDAAILLTPESNTAPTPAPLSHSMSRASHQAATWAPSLDDRSGNMMRHRPSFYAADPTALPEPAGMVGFGAVGYPTDDSLTQGNFAAWLFDPQTTYSDFSMASLPFLEGGLESTFNNNIHYDYESLTSLSPMDQPQRLSESSSDDWITESRRQELLHWFQTFRKKQPRYEPLMPNLVLESGGDMPALNLDMMRDCLKEFWDNVSPRLPIIHQHTFSPNRCPVLLLLVMLSLGAASLRGRDMTGQLSEYGAFADVIISCVRWEILTSDDSAPPASLWVLQALLLLEFYEKLYTSRKLHERAHIYHPAFLTLLRQPDSLGPDRQTPNMALDSRTWWARWAETESMHRVVFAAFMLDVIHAAMFGHAADMAPHEIRLPLPCDDNLWAANSPDVVRQLDANFRMYGVKQVSFLDGLKSALHGKEVKTHSFGRMIIISGLLSVGWHLNHRETHLKWLDIRTPSMETQENWRKMLLRAFDNWKGSFDIAMSDSISDAPGHRGIPNGPINSASVLYHLAHISLHADIVDCQVYAGAKRLLGRKVSSRDYSNVIKRMSAWSTQASTRHAILHAFKLLYRVVVDPHPRRRNSPHPPEHSAIQYSVRNEPDPHRPWIMYYAVLAIWAFVQALGRPPGKGFPLPTSQLGHSSYARMVEYVSSVAALPELDEQASAVLHEGLPDLLDVMVDILEEADTELLVEARERLKVCKEMLLGGTTRP; this is translated from the exons ATGGAGTCGTCACAGACCGCGAATGTCTTTACGACGACTCGCACCAGCTCGGGATCCAGCGCTGGCACGATCAgcgtcaacggcaacggcagcgGTTCCAATACGGGTTCGGGCTACAAGCGCGCGAGTCGCAAAGGCGCGCCGCGGAGGTTCGTGTGCGATCATGCTGGCTGCGAGAAGATTTATTCGCGAGCTGAGCACCTGCAGCGCCATCAGCTGAACC ACAACCCCAAGGAAATCTATCGATGCGACGTGGGCGACTGCGACCAAAAGTTTGTGCGCCTCGATCTCCTGTCGCGCCATAAGAAGCGGCACACGGCCTCGTACACGCCCAGGAATCGCATCCCCAGCTTCGACACGGGCGAGACCGTCAAGTCGCCCCCCGACCGCCACACCATCGCCATTCCGCCGCAGTCTTCCTACGGACAACAGCCGTCTGGGCCTCACGATGCCGCCATCCTGCTGACGCCCGAGTCCAACACGGCTCCCACTCCGGCGCCGCTGAGCCACAGCATGTCCAGGGCGAGCCATCAAGCCGCGACCTGGGCGCCTTCACTTGACGACCGCTCGGGCAACATGATGCGGCACCGGCCCAGCTTTTACGCGGCCGATCCAACCGCTCTGCCGGAGCCTGCGGGCATGGTGGGCTTCGGCGCGGTTGGATATCCCACCGACGACTCATTGACGCAGGGCAACTTTGCCGCATGGCTGTTTGATCCTCAGACTACGTATAGCGACTTTAGCATGGCAAGTCTGCCATTCCTTGAGGGCGGACTGGAGTCTACCTTTAACAACAACATTCACTACGACTACGAATCGCTCACCAGCTTGTCGCCCATGGACCAGCCTCAGCGGCTTTCTGAGTCATCGTCCGACGACTGGATCACCGAATCGAGGCGCCAGGAACTGCTTCACTGGTTTCAGACGTTCcgcaagaagcagcccagGTACGAGCCATTGATGCCCAACCTGGTTCTCGAAAGCGGCGGCGACATGCCGGCGCTCAACCTCGACATGATGAGAGACTGTCTCAAGGAGTTTTGGGACAATGTCTCGCCTCGGCTGCCCATTATCCACCAACACACCTTTTCTCCGAACCGATGCCCcgtcctgctcctcctcgtcatgCTGTCTCTCGGCGCCGCATCGTTGCGTGGCCGCGACATGACGGGGCAGCTCTCCGAGTACGGCGCATTTGCCGACGTTATCATTTCATGCGTGAGATGGGAGATTCTAACCTCAGATGATTCTGCACCGCCAGCAAGCCTTTGGGTTCTGCAGGCTCTCTTACTCCTCGAATTCTATGAGAAGCTGTACACTTCTCGAAAACTGCACGAGAGGGCGCACATCTACCATCCTGCTTTCTTAACACTTCTCAGAC AGCCAGACTCACTGGGACCCGATCGACAGACGCCAAACATGGCCTTGGATTCTCGGACGTGGTGGGCTCGATGGGCTGAGACGGAGTCAATGCACCGCGTGGTGTTTGCGGCCTTTATGCTCGACGTCATCCACGCTGCCATGTTTGGCCACGCCGCCGATATGGCTCCTCACGAGATTCGGCTACCTCTCCCTTGCGACGACAACCTGTGGGCGGCCAACAGCCCAGACGTGGTGCGGCAGCTGGATGCAAACTTCCGCATGTACGGCGTCAAGCAGGTGTCGTTTCTAGATGGGCTCAAGAGCGCGCTGCACGGTAAGGAGGTCAAGACGCACTCGTTTGGACGCATGATTATCATCTCGGGCCTGCTCAGCGTAGGCTGGCACTTGAACCACCGCGAGACTCATCTTAAGTGGCTCGACATTCGCACGCCGTCCATGGAGACGCAGGAAAACTGGcgcaagatgctgctgcgTGCGTTTGACAACTGGAAAGGCAGCTTCGATATTGCCATGTCCGACTCCATCTCTGACGCCCCTGGCCACCGTGGTATTCCTAACGGGCCTATCAACAGTGCTTCGGTGCTATACCATTTAGCACACATCAGCCTCCACGCGGACATTGTCGACTGCCAGGTGTACGCTGGCGCAAAGCGTCTTCTCGGCCGCAAGGTCTCGTCTAGGGACTACTCCAACGTCATCAAGCGCATGAGTGCTTGGTCAACACAAGCATCAACGCGCCACGCCATCCTGCACGCCTTTAAGCTTCTCTACCGCGTCGTCGTCGATCCTCACCCTCGCCGCAGAAATAGCCCTCACCCCCCTGAACACTCCGCCATCCAGTACTCTGTTCGCAACGAACCGGATCCTCACCGGCCGTGGATCATGTACTACGCTGTTTTGGCCATCTGGGCCTTTGTGCAAGCTTTAGGGCGGCCACCGGGTAAGGGGTTTCCGTTGCCGACATCGCAGCTGGGACATAGTAGTTACGCGCGGATGGTTGAGTACGTGTCCAGTGTGGCTGCGTTACCGGAGCTGGATGAGCAGGCATCAGCTGTTTTACACGAGGGCTTACCTGATTTGCTGGATGTAATGGTGGACATTCTGGAAGAGGCAGATACGGAACTGCTAGTCGAAGCGCGGGAGCGGTTAAAGGTATGCAAGGAGATGCTCTTGGGGGGAACAACACGGCCATGA
- a CDS encoding methyltransferase domain-containing protein produces the protein MPAVTDNSDNYILGRSFIETIRLDGQHFIFNLQNGYTIDPRIPINPDTKIAEIGTGTGIWLLDVSSQVPSTVQLHGFDISDEQFPPKSTLPSNITLQVMNAFEEVPEEHFQKYDVVHMRLWCAIIRGCDTFALIRHVTQLLKPGGYLQWDDYDPDRNGAYIKGEEAEALYSFASLIRKELNIDPSWLVDIPNRVKKAGLNVVEFRADPFSQACIPIITKSLFAFHASLIAGGYKAGIPSLPPRHEGDAILEAALDAVKNRGGALHCTPLALLAQKPLA, from the exons ATGCCAGCTGTCACCGATAATAGCGATAACTACATTTTGGGTAGGAGCTTTATAGAGACCATAAG ATTGGATGGCCAACACTTCATATTTAACCTCCAAAACGGCTACACCATCGATCCCAGAATCCCCATCAACCCGGACACGAAGATTGCAGAGATAGGCACGGGAACTGG CATATGGCTACTGGATGTGTCTTCCCAGGTTCCTTCAACTGTTCAGCTTCACGGTTTTGACATCTCAGATGAACAATTTCCGCCAAAGTCGACCCTGCCAAGTAACATAACTCTGCAGGTTATGAATGCATTTGAGGAAGTACCTGAAGAGCATTTCCAGAAATACGACGTAGTACACATGCGACTTTGGTGCGCAATCATCAGAGGATGTGATACCTTTGCCTTGATTAGACATGTCACGCAGTTGCTGA AGCCGGGCGGTTACCTACAATGGGACGACTACGACCCTGACAGGAATGGAGCGTACAtcaaaggagaagaagctgaggcaTTGTATTCCTTCGCTTCACTGATTCGAAAAGAATTGAATATTGATCCTTC CTGGCTCGTGGATATTCCAAACCGTGTAAAGAAGGCCGGGTTGAATGTTGTGGAGTTTCGGGCAGACCCGTTTTCACAAGCCTGTATTCCGATCATCACCAAGTCGCTGTTTGCGTTTCACGCAAGTCTCATTGCTGGAGGATACAAAGCCGGGATTCCAAGTTTGCCACCTCGTCATGAGGGTGATGCAATACTAGAAGCTGCCTTGGACGCCGTCAAAAATCGGGGAGGAGCACTTCATTGCACTCCATTGGCATTGCTGGCGCAAAAGCCTTTAGCCTAA
- a CDS encoding ankyrin repeats (3 copies) domain-containing protein — MAPNLTEDEIDDVVYFARVGEDADLVETLTTLSEREKVSPAEILLAAKDEGKSTALHMAAGNGHLETVRKLIQYFDERPKEEKQAFLDDANEHGNTGLHWAALGGHLDTVKLLMAQGALPAIANERNYVPLDLAYQNEHNEVAQFFLASAGMLEEKNQESGLNGAVESVKLEDGEGAEEENEASAS, encoded by the exons ATGGCGCCGAACCTCACAGAAGACGAAATTGATGACGTGGTGTACTTTGCCAGAGTAGGCGAAGATGCAGACCTCGTTGAGACCCTGACGACCCTGTCAGAGCGCGAGAAGGTGTCACCGGCTGAGATTCTGTTGGCCGCCAAGGATGAGGGCAAGTCAACGGCTTTACACATGGCGGCAGGAAATGGCCATCTAG AGACTGTTCGCAAACTCATTCAGTACTTTGATGAGAGacccaaggaggagaagcaggctTTCCTAGATGACGCCAATGAGCATGGAAACACTGGTCTGCATTGGGCAGCACTCGGAGGCCACCTGGACACCGTCAAGCTTCTCATGGCACAGGGCGCTTTGCCGGCAATCGCCAACGAGCGAAACTACGTCCCCCTCGACTTGGCCTACCAGAACGAGCACAACGAGGTAGCGCaattcttcttggcctctgcgGGCatgctggaggagaagaaccaGGAGAGTGGACTGAACGGCGCCGTTGAGTCGGTGAAGcttgaggatggagaaggcgccgaggaggagaacgAGGCTTCGGCATCATGA